In Rhodococcus pseudokoreensis, the DNA window TGGTCACGATGTTCCAGCCGGCCCGGCCGCGGGAGATGTGGTCGAGGGACGCGAACAGCCGCGCGAGGTTGTACGGCTCGAAGTACGTCGTGGACGCGGTCGCGATCAGCCCGATCCGCTCGGTGGCCGTCGCGATGGCCGTCAGCAGCGTGATGGGCTCGAGTGCTCCTGCGGCGCCGTGCTCGACGTCGCTGCGCAGTGCGGGGCCGTCGGCGAAGAAGATCGCGTCCAACTTCGCGGCTTCCGCTGTCCGCGCGATCTCCTGGAAGTAGGAGACGTCGTACAGCCGCTCGGGCGTCGTGAGCGGGTGCCGCCACGCCGACTCGTGGTGCCCGGCCGGGTAGATGAACGCATTGAGACTCAGCTGCCGCTGTTGATCTGACATAACGAACTGTCTAACAGCGCCGAATCCGGGGCGATACGGTTAATTTTCGCGTGATTCGAACCGTCGCCTAGCGTCGCGGATACCCCGCCGCGGAGACCATGTGGGCGGCCTCCATCAGCATCCAGCCACCGAGCTGGACGGACATGTCCCGTTCCGGGATCCCGGACGAGCGGACGGTGCCCCCGGTGAAGGTGGCGATTCCCCCGCCCATCCCCGGCAGCTGCGCCTGCCGGGTCCAGTCGTGGCCGAACAGCGGCTGCCCCTCGATCTGCAGCCGGTTCTCCCACGCCGATTCCGCGGAGGTCAGCACGAGCTGGGCGGCGATCTCCCGGGCCCGGATGTCGGCGGGCGACTCCCACGGCAGCATCACCGCGGTCAGCGCCAGATACCGCGCAAGGATCCCGTTGAACAGGCCGCCGTCTCCCCCACCGCCACCGTCGATGACGCCGTGGGGTGCGAGGTGCTCGTCGATGGCGTCGACGAGCCGGTGCGTCCGGTTGCGGTGCCGGGGCGAGCCGAGGCGCACGGCGAGTTCGGTTTCGAGCCCGAGCACGACGCCCTGACAGTAGGAGTAGATGTTCTTCTCGATCTCGCCGCCCGGGTGGATGCCGTCGGCGATCAGGTTGGTGTGCACGTCCCGCAGCGTGTCGTCGATCCAGTCGGCCGTGGCCTGGGCGCGCCACAGCTTTCCGGTGCGGGCCAGCATGATCCCGGCGGGCCCGTTGGCGGGCGCGTTGTAGAAATTCGAGCCCTTCCGCCACGGGATTCCACCCCCCGCCTCGGGCGCCCAGGCGTCGAACAACTGGGATTCGAGCGCCTGCACCGCACTTCTGTTGTCTATGAAGTGCATTCGCTGGGCACGCTCGAGGGCGATCCCCAGCCAGGCCATGTCGTCGTAATAGTTGTTGGTCCAGCCCGAGATGTTCCGCAAACGGTGGCTGCGCGCCAGTTTCACGATGCGGCGACGACGGCGCGGCGTGGGGTCGCGTTCGAGGGCGTCGACGGCGCAGTCGAGCAGGTGGGCCTGCCACCAGTAGTGCCAGCTGAAGAACAGCCGCTCGCGCCGCACCGCAGGCCAGGCGACGACGCCCAGGGTGGTGCCCGGGAGCGCCCACAGCCGGCGAAGGTGCCTGCTCACCACCGCTTCTTCAGCGGCGTCCGCGCGCGCCGACCACGAGTCCTGCATAAGAGTTGATCTTGCCTATTCGCCGGGGGTTCCGCTACCACGCACGACCGAGGTCGGCGTGCTGACGAACCCACGCATGCATCGCGATTCCCGCGGCGACACCCGCGTTGATGCTGCGGGTGGAACCGAACTGCGCGATCGACACCGTCATCGCTGCAACCTCTTTCGCCTGGTCGGTGACTCCCGGCCCCTCCTGGCCGAACAGGAGCACGCAGTCGCGCGGCAGGTTCGCCGTCTCGAGCGGCACCGACCCGGGCGTGTTGTCGACGGCCACGATGGTGAGACCTCTCTCACGTGCGAAGTCGACGAGGCCGTCGACGTCCGTGTGGTGAAGGACGTGCTGGTACCGGTCGGTGACCATGGCGCCGCGCCGGTTCCAGCGTCGACGTCCCACGATGTGGACCGCCGCGGCGGCGAACGCGTTGGCGGTGCGGACCACCGTCCCGATGTTCGCGTCGTGCCCGAAGTTCTCGATGGCCACGTGGAGCGGGTGGCGACGGCTGTCGATGTCCGCGACGATCGCTTCCCGCGTCCAGTACCGGTAGGCGTCGACCACGTTGCGGCGATCGCCGCCGGCCAGCAGGTCGGGGTCGTACCGCGGGTCGGTGGGGGCCGGAGTGCCGTGCTCCTCGGTCCACGGGCCGACGCCGTTCGGGTTCTCCCCCCATTCGGTGGGGCCCGTCTCGGCCACCTCGACCTCGACCTCCACCGCGCCCGTCTCGACTCCGCTCACGACGTCAGAACGTCTTGTTCGAATCGGGGGCGACGGTGAACCCGTGCGACGTCTCGTCGTTGGTGCACGTGACGGCCGTGGCGGTGGTGCCGCAGGTGTAGCCGAGCTTGGTCAGTTTCGACCCGGCGGGCAGTGCCGCGTCCGGTTCGTCGCCGCCCGAGGTGTACACGAGGCCGCCGGCGCACATGAACGACGCCTCGCCGTCGTTCTCGACGCGGATGCCGTGACCCCAGTCGACCATGCAGTCGTCGGGGCGCGGCGGCACCGGGCTCGTCGACCCCTGGCAACCGGCCTCGGTGCGGTTCGGCAGCTTGATGATGCCGCACTGGAACCCGCCGTCCGGGGACGTGAAGAAGTACGACTCGTTGTGCTCGTACGGGACGTCGACGAGCGTCGTGGTCGGCGCTTCCGTCGTCGTCGGCGGCGGCGGCGCAACGGTCGTGGTCGTGGTGGTCGGCGGAACCGTCGTCGTGGTGGTGGTCACAGGGGCCGCGGCCGTCGTCGTCGACGCCGGCGGAGCCACCGCGTCCGAGGACCCACCACACCCTGCGAGCATCATGGCCGAGCCAATGCTCAGACACACCAACGACACCCGACGCCACGCCATACGGCCACCTCCACACATACTTACCTGCTGCCGACACTGCACTCTAACGGCAGTGCGGCGGCGGGGCCCCTTCGGCGAGGCCGGGACGGGTTAACCTGGAGGTGGAGGCATTCGATGAATCATCAGCGCATCGTGCGGACGGTCTGCTTCGTCACGGTCGGCTACGTCGTCGTC includes these proteins:
- a CDS encoding glycoside hydrolase family 76 protein, producing MQDSWSARADAAEEAVVSRHLRRLWALPGTTLGVVAWPAVRRERLFFSWHYWWQAHLLDCAVDALERDPTPRRRRRIVKLARSHRLRNISGWTNNYYDDMAWLGIALERAQRMHFIDNRSAVQALESQLFDAWAPEAGGGIPWRKGSNFYNAPANGPAGIMLARTGKLWRAQATADWIDDTLRDVHTNLIADGIHPGGEIEKNIYSYCQGVVLGLETELAVRLGSPRHRNRTHRLVDAIDEHLAPHGVIDGGGGGDGGLFNGILARYLALTAVMLPWESPADIRAREIAAQLVLTSAESAWENRLQIEGQPLFGHDWTRQAQLPGMGGGIATFTGGTVRSSGIPERDMSVQLGGWMLMEAAHMVSAAGYPRR
- a CDS encoding TrmH family RNA methyltransferase, whose protein sequence is MSGVETGAVEVEVEVAETGPTEWGENPNGVGPWTEEHGTPAPTDPRYDPDLLAGGDRRNVVDAYRYWTREAIVADIDSRRHPLHVAIENFGHDANIGTVVRTANAFAAAAVHIVGRRRWNRRGAMVTDRYQHVLHHTDVDGLVDFARERGLTIVAVDNTPGSVPLETANLPRDCVLLFGQEGPGVTDQAKEVAAMTVSIAQFGSTRSINAGVAAGIAMHAWVRQHADLGRAW